The Maniola hyperantus chromosome 2, iAphHyp1.2, whole genome shotgun sequence genome includes a region encoding these proteins:
- the Galk gene encoding N-acetylgalactosamine kinase, with protein MNGNNSDQVPIRKVPSSERIQRIIKEFYNEFGCQPAFVARVPGRVNLIGEHIDYCGYPVLPMALEQDILVAGSLTEEHKVCIRNANPKYVTFELEIKAYDDITITADKDGKPFWYNYVLCGLKGALEHLNNEFSSGLRLYIDGNIPPASGLSSSSALVSAACLAFLYAQNATLNRTEIASLCARCERYIGTQGGGMDQAIAFLAEKYCAQYITWNPLKATKVVLPEDASFVVAHSLAEINKAATNDYNRRVIECRLASKLLALSPETNKDQSIITLSQVQKLLDKTLEEMVTLVYERLPKSIYTKDELCKMLEISEEEMDKLYLTPNTRHLTEFKLKQRALHVYEEALRVEEFREICVQSNMNGKSNGSIRDKTRSSGDENEILTSLGKLMSNSHESLKSLYECSHGKLDLLVDISSKLNVHSRLTGAGWGGCIVALCPNENVKNYIEKLENEYYVEHCNIDKNKAKSYIFATTPNYGAVIYNNQ; from the coding sequence ATGAACGGAAATAACAGCGACCAAGTGCCGATAAGAAAAGTCCCTTCTAGTGAAAGAATACAAAGGATTATTAAAGAATTCTACAATGAATTTGGTTGCCAACCAGCATTTGTAGCTCGAGTTCCCGGCCGTGTAAATTTAATCGGTGAACATATTGATTATTGTGGCTATCCGGTGTTACCAATGGCTCTGGAACAAGATATATTAGTGGCGGGAAGTTTAACTGAGGAACATAAAGTGTGCATCAGGAACGCAAATCCAAAATACGTGACCTTTGAATTAGAAATCAAAGCATATGACGACATTACAATCACAGCTGATAAAGATGGAAAGCCATTTTGGTATAATTACGTATTGTGTGGACTAAAGGGAGCGTTGGAACATTTAAATAATGAATTTTCTAGCGGTCTCAGACTTTATATAGATGGAAATATTCCGCCAGCTTCAGGTTTGTCCAGTTCTTCAGCATTAGTAAGCGCAGCGTGTCTTGCATTTTTATATGCTCAAAATGCTACATTGAATAGAACAGAAATAGCGTCTTTATGTGCACGATGTGAACGGTACATCGGAACACAGGGAGGCGGAATGGACCAGGCTATTGCGTTTTTAGCAGAAAAATATTGCGCTCAATATATTACGTGGAATCCTCTGAAAGCCACAAAAGTTGTTTTACCAGAAGATGCATCATTTGTTGTTGCTCACAGCTTGGCTGAGATCAATAAAGCTGCAACGAACGATTACAATAGAAGAGTAATAGAATGTCGGCTAGCCAGTAAATTATTAGCTTTATCTCCGGAGACCAATAAAGATCAAAGCATAATCACATTAAGTCAAGTACAAAAATTATTAGATAAAACATTGGAAGAAATGGTAACTTTAGTTTATGAACGGTTGCCGAAATCAATTTATACAAAAGATGAACTTTGTAAAATGTTAGAGATTTCTGAAGAAGAAATGGATAAGTTGTACCTGACTCCAAATACGAGGCATTTAACCGAGTTTAAACTTAAACAAAGAGCTCTGCATGTATATGAAGAGGCTTTGAGAGTTGAGGAATTTCGGGAAATATGTGTGCAATCCAATATGAATGGCAAGAGCAATGGTTCTATTCGTGATAAAACTCGTTCGTCTGGTGACGAAAACGAGATACTTACTAGTTTGGGAAAACTCATGTCAAACAGCCATGAAAGTTTGAAATCTTTATATGAATGTTCTCACGGAAAATTAGATCTATTGGTAGATATATCGAGCAAACTAAACGTGCACTCCAGGCTGACGGGAGCAGGCTGGGGAGGCTGCATCGTCGCATTATGCCCTaatgaaaatgttaaaaattacataGAAAAACTGGAAAATGAATATTACGTCGAACACTGTAATATTGACAAGAACAAGGCAAAGTCGTATATATTTGCCACTACTCCTAATTACGGCGCCGTTATTTACAATAACCAATAA
- the eIF2Bdelta gene encoding translation initiation factor eIF2B subunit delta produces MGLSKEHIQLRQEVKPTGITVAQKRRLRRKKLKAVRNLTQVENKRDYKNTPSQNILNILEIVPKNISPRLCPFAQSNEDKITTDKTSHNFICSAKVKEDNNMSSKGDTDKSKEEVMAARQAKKSTKQKANKKPTESNATPQINVNSPTTKASKSESNDVKNNTNPGREKTETSQNKTVASSKDQSIVKSRDEVDKAVKIELELNTEASKDHIKAERAAKKAAKQAKKKGAVDSGDSHNIEAKPKELNKPSTEASKTTKTVDKSKIENIEATKISCEPKTVPKNVDITKTQIDIAVKTVPLSEATAKEMVETVSLSEATVKEMVETVSLSEATVKEMVETLKDIANVAKDVQAVTDKVKAISTGPTKEEDSTKSKADLKAERRAKQEAQRAAKQAAQQQKAVEVKKASKEPSLPKEEKSAKPKAVDKIKPKAQGMQKMNWFQHLYMEHDKQALKQMQINSNLHPAVIKLGIQLASHVVTGSNARCIALLDALKKMVRDYSLPARTEFARGLESQLAASVEFLWSMRPPAASQTNALKYFRHHLTQLPNNVDEFDAKKRLQEEIDRYIREQIDMAGEAISIAVRNKISTGDNILTYGCSSLIERILCEAHEAGVQFRAVVVGTRVQRAAREMLRRLVARGVVCTYADIAALSFLMRDTSKVLIGAASLLANGAVLAPVGSLQAALVARAHNVPLLVACETHKFSDNVQTDAFVYNEIGDPDDIIDKTDDNSPLKDWRSNPNLTLLNLTYDVTPPSLVTAVVTELAILPCTSAPVVLRFKLSEYGL; encoded by the exons ATGGGTTTATCAAAG GAACATATTCAGCTCAGGCAAGAAGTTAAGCCTACAGGAATCACCGTCGCTCAAAAAAGGAGATTAAGACGTAAGAAGTTAAAAGCTGTAAGAAATCTGACTCAAGTTGAAAACAAAAGAGATTACAAAAATACACCCAGTCAAAATATAttgaatattttagaaattgtgCCAAAAAATATCAGTCCAAGGCTGTGCCCATTTGCACAGTCAAATGAAGACAAAATAACCACAGATAAAACATCACATAACTTTATTTGTAGTGCTAAGGTAAaggaagataataatatgtcttcCAAAGGAGACACAGATAAATCGAAAGAAGAAGTTATGGCAGCAAGGCAAGCTAAAAAATCGACGAAGCAAAAGGCAAATAAAAAACCAACAGAGAGTAATGCTACTCCACAAATAAATGTCAATTCCCCTACCACTAAAGCGTCTAAATCAGAAAGTAATGATGTGAAGAATAATACAAATCCTGGAAGAGAAAAAACAGAAACTTCACAAAACAAAACAGTTGCATCTAGTAAAGATCAAAGTATAGTTAAAAGTAGAGATGAAGTTGACAAAGCGGTTAAAATTGAACTCGAACTAAACACAGAGGCATCTAAAGATCATATTAAAGCTGAAAGGGCTGCTAAAAAGGCAGCAAAACAAGCTAAGAAAAAGGGAGCAGTAGACAGTGGCGATTCACACAATATTGAAGCAAAACCTAAAGAACTTAATAAACCTAGCACTGAGGCAAGTAAAACAACTAAAACTGTTGATAAATCTAAAATCGAAAATATAGAAGCAACTAAAATTAGTTGTGAGCCTAAAACTGTCCCTAAAAATGTTGATATCACTAAAACTCAAATTGATATAGCTGTCAAAACTGTCCCTCTCAGTGAAGCAACTGCAAAGGAAATGGTGGAAACTGTCTCTCTCAGTGAAGCAACTGTAAAGGAAATGGTGGAAACTGTCTCTCTCAGTGAAGCAACTGTAAAGGAAATGGTGGAAACATTAAAAGACATTGCTAACGTAGCTAAAGATGTTCAGGCGGTCACTGATAAAGTGAAAGCTATTAGTACAGGACCTACAAAG GAAGAAGACTCAACAAAAAGCAAGGCAGATCTAAAAGCAGAAAGACGCGCGAAGCAGGAAGCGCAGCGTGCTGCCAAACAAGCAGCACAACAGCAAAAAGCTGTAGAAGTCAAAAAAGCAAGCAAAGAACCTTCCTTACCTAAAGAG GAAAAATCTGCCAAGCCAAAAGCAGTTGACAAAATAAAGCCAAAGGCGCAAGGTATGCAGAAAATGAACTGGTTCCAGCACTTGTATATGGAACACGACAAACAAGCGCTCAAGCAAATGCAAATCAATTCAAA cTTGCATCCGGCCGTAATAAAGCTAGGCATTCAGCTGGCATCCCATGTAGTGACAGGCTCCAATGCAAGATGCATAGCTTTACTGGATGCATTGAAAAAG ATGGTGCGAGACTACAGCTTGCCGGCGCGTACAGAGTTCGCCCGAGGGTTGGAGTCGCAACTAGCGGCCAGTGTGGAGTTCCTGTGGAGCATGCGGCCACCTGCCGCCTCGCAGACCAACGCGCTCAAGTACTTCCGACACCATCTCACGCAGCTGCCCAACAATGTTGACGAGTTTGAT GCAAAAAAGCGATTACAGGAGGAGATCGACCGCTACATCCGCGAGCAAATCGACATGGCGGGTGAGGCCATTAGCATCGCCGTCAGGAACAAGATCTCAACCGGCGACAACATCCTCACTTATGGATG TTCGTCTCTAATCGAGCGCATCCTGTGCGAAGCGCACGAGGCGGGCGTACAGTTCCGCGCGGTGGTGGTGGGCACGCGCGTACAGCGGGCTGCGAGGGAGATGCTGCGACGACTCGTGGCGCGCGGGGTGGTGTGCACTTACGCCGACATTGCCGCGCTCAGCTTCCTCATGCGGGAC ACGTCTAAAGTGCTGATAGGAGCGGCATCCCTGCTCGCCAACGGCGCCGTACTAGCGCCCGTGGGCTCCCTGCAAGCCGCGCTAGTGGCGCGCGCGCACAACGTGCCGCTGCTAGTGGCGTGCGAGACGCACAAGTTCTCAGACAACGTGCAGACTGATGCCTTTGTGTATAACGAGATTG GCGATCCAGACGACATAATAGACAAAACTGACGACAACTCTCCACTGAAGGATTGGCGGTCCAACCCCAACCTGACGCTGTTGAACCTGACGTATGACGTCACTCCGCCCAGCCTGGTCACCGCCGTCGTTACCGAGCTCGCCATACTGCCGTGCACTAGCGCGCCTGTTGTCCTGAGATTCAAACTATCCGAGTATGGATTGTGA
- the LOC117993303 gene encoding dolichyl-diphosphooligosaccharide--protein glycosyltransferase subunit 1 has product MSFVKSRKMMPAMAKLQFCVLFLVYVATQCGSVNVDTVSSAINIKNVDRTIDISSQLVKITSKVTFENTGKSPVKTFLLAVESSNKANLAFIGAKDSNNKDLRLVETTVKGYEDAKFWRFEFKDSVNAGATASVVVETVYTKALQPYPTSITQQEEQLVKYSGNLYFYSPYPVATQKTNVVLNTKSVESFTKVKPFSQLDGTIAYGPYSNTAAFTEKELLVHYKNNSPFLTVTRLERLIEVSHWGNIAIEETIEVEHTGAKLKGPFSRYDYQQDHHSGPASVRSYKTLLPASASDVYYRDTNGNISTSNMKVKKDSVELDLRPRYPLFGGWRTHYTLGYNVPSYEYLYYSGNSYLLKMRVVDHVFDDMQIDELVTKIILPEGSTDIKVNFPYAVTRFPDSLHYTYLDTKGRPVITFSKKNIVENHIQDFQLRYTFPRILMLQEPLLVVGFLYMLFLCVIIYVRLDFSIHKSEHSHKD; this is encoded by the coding sequence ATGTCATTTGTCAAGTCACGGAAAATGATGCCGGCAATGGcgaaattacagttttgtgttttatttctaGTTTATGTCGCTACACAATGCGGCAGTGTAAATGTGGACACAGTTTCTAGTGCAATAAATATAAAGAATGTTGACCGAACGATCGATATCTCATCTCAGCTCGTTAAAATCACATCAAAAGtaacctttgagaacacagGCAAGTCACCGGTTAAAACCTTCCTATTAGCAGTAGAGAGCTCAAACAAAGCGAACTTAGCTTTTATCGGTGCCAAGGATAGCAATAACAAAGATCTTCGCCTGGTGGAGACTACTGTGAAAGGATATGAAGATGCCAAGTTTTGGCGTTTCGAGTTCAAAGATTCCGTCAATGCGGGTGCCACGGCGTCGGTAGTCGTCGAAACTGTGTACACTAAAGCACTACAACCGTATCCAACTTCGATAACACAGCAAGAAGAGCAGCTAGTTAAATACAGCGGAAACTTATATTTCTACTCTCCTTACCCTGTGGCAACTCAGAAAACCAATGTGGTTCTTAACACGAAATCGGTAGAAAGCTTCACTAAAGTCAAACCATTCTCGCAGTTAGACGGCACAATTGCTTATGGACCTTATTCCAATACTGCTGCATTCACTGAGAAAGAGCTGCTTGTGCATTATAAGAATAACTCTCCGTTCCTGACTGTTACACGTTTAGAGCGACTGATCGAAGTTTCACACTGGGGCAACATAGCTATTGAGGAAACTATAGAAGTTGAACACACTGGTGCTAAGCTGAAAGGGCCATTCTCCAGATATGACTACCAACAAGACCACCACAGCGGACCAGCCAGTGTACGATCATACAAAACGTTGTTACCAGCATCAGCCTCAGATGTCTACTACAGAGATACCAATGGCAACATCTCTACCTCTAACATGAAAGTTAAGAAAGACTCGGTCGAATTAGATTTAAGACCAAGATACCCCTTATTTGGAGGTTGGAGAACACACTACACTCTCGGATACAACGTCCCAAGTTACGAATACTTGTACTACTCTGGGAACTCATATTTATTGAAGATGCGAGTAGTTGACCATGTATTTGATGATATGCAAATTGATGAACTGGTCACAAAGATTATTTTGCCTGAAGGCTCAACAGATATTAAAGTAAACTTCCCATATGCAGTCACGAGGTTTCCAGACAGTTTGCACTACACATATCTAGATACTAAAGGTCGTCCCGTTATAACGTTCAGTAAGAAAAACATAGTGGAGAATCACATACAAGACTTCCAACTTCGTTATACATTCCCTCGCATCTTGATGTTGCAGGAGCCACTATTGGTTGTTGGTTTCCTTTACATGCTGTTCTTGTGTGTTATTATTTATGTTAGATTAGATTTCTCTATTCATAAGTCTGAACACTCTCACAAGgattaa